One segment of Salvia splendens isolate huo1 chromosome 20, SspV2, whole genome shotgun sequence DNA contains the following:
- the LOC121780607 gene encoding GDSL esterase/lipase 7-like: MLKFMDFSPLSCFLLLTILFLDGTTPLQFPQEVIAQLSNHTLSSSPAQAPAPISSPRVPALFIIGDSSVDSGTNNFLGTFARADRPPYGRDFDTHQPTGRFCNGRIPVDYIALQLGLPFVPSFLAQTGSVDDMIRGVNYASAGAGIILSSGSELGQHISLTQQIQQVMDTFQQFIITMGEVAAKNLISNSIFYISIGSNDYIHYYLLNESKVQSLYLPWRFNQFLARAMKLEIQNLYTANVRNVVVMGLAPLGCAPYYLWLYESENGECVEMINDMIVEFNYAMRYMVEELNHKLEGANIVFCDAFEGSMDIMKNSDRYGFNVTSDACCGLGQYKGWILCISSDMACSNASGHIWWDQFHPTGAVNEILADNIWSGLHVNMCYPMNLQEMVAQNAND; encoded by the exons atGCTGAAATTCATGGACTTCTCACCTCTGAGCTGCTTTCTTCTCCTCACAATCTTGTTTCTTGACGGCACCACGCCCCTCCAATTCCCCCAAGAAGTCATCGCTCAGCTCTCCAATCACACTCTTTCTTCCTCTCCAGCACAAGCGCCGGCGCCCATTTCTTCGCCGCGCGTTCCCGCCTTGTTTATAATCGGCGATTCTTCCGTCGACAGCGGCACCAACAATTTCCTCGGCACCTTCGCCCGCGCCGATCGCCCCCCCTACGGCAGAGATTTCGACACCCATCAGCCCACCGGCCGCTTCTGCAATGGAAGAATCCCTGTTGATTATATTG CGCTTCAGCTTGGGCTTCCGTTTGTGCCGAGTTTCCTAGCGCAGACTGGCTCGGTCGATGACATGATTCGAGGAGTCAACTATGCTTCTGCTGGTGCTGGGATAATCCTGTCGAGTGGCTCTGAATTG GGGCAACATATTTCTCTCACTCAGCAGATCCAGCAGGTGATGGACACATTTCAGCAGTTCATTATCACCATGGGAGAGGTTGCAGcaaaaaatcttatttccaaCTCCATATTCTACATTTCGATTGGCAGCAATGACTACATACACTACTATCTCCTAAATGAATCCAAAGTGCAATCCTTGTACCTGCCTTGGAGATTCAACCAGTTCCTAGCCCGGGCGATGAAGCTCGAGATTCAG AATCTGTACACTGCAAATGTGAGAAACGTGGTTGTAATGGGACTAGCTCCTTTGGGATGTGCCCCTTATTACTTATGGCTGTATGAGAGCGAGAATGGAGAGTGTGTAGAGATGATAAATGACATGATAGTGGAGTTCAACTATGCTATGAGATACATGGTCGAAGAACTCAACCACAAGCTTGAAGGGGCCAACATTGTCTTCTGCGATGCATTTGAAGGCTCAATGGACATAATGAAGAACTCTGATCGTTACG GGTTTAATGTCACGAGTGATGCATGCTGCGGCCTAGGCCAGTATAAAGGTTGGATACTTTGCATATCTTCTGACATGGCTTGCTCGAACGCCTCTGGTCATATATGGTGGGATCAGTTTCATCCAACGGGAGCTGTCAACGAGATCCTTGCTGATAATATCTGGTCTGGCCTCCATGTCAACATGTGCTACCCCATGAATTTGCAGGAGATGGTAGCTCAAAATGCCAACGATTGA
- the LOC121782527 gene encoding uncharacterized protein LOC121782527 translates to MFMCRVKEGEGSCGYRVWQDELEMMEARQTEERMIPSLSGRVDCNGGVTDVVENDSKQRDGGTDHVSSLVEPSDDLVCREVEVTPRRMDQLKCLEERSNSTSRRPHKRSRCGGIIASGFSNYASFATVRVALKSTSTRHCWMADAIRGNLSTELNGWWGRLVFHPKRCLMSYELKPSTTSVSNPLEFVVQDILVNLSGSITPGRNAKAVEGYRMLSFNLEQHHSPII, encoded by the exons ATGTTCATGTGCAGAGTAAAGGAG GGAGAAGGTTCGTGTGGGTATAGAGTTTGGCAAGACGAGCTGGAAATGATGGAAGCTCGTCAAACAGAGGAAAGGATGATCCCGTCTCTATCAGGAAGGGTAGATTGCAACGGTGGAGTCACTGATGTTGTCGAGAACGACAGCAAGCAGAGGGATGGAGGGACAGATCATGTTTCATCTTTGGTTGAACCTTCAGATGATCTCGTGTGTCGTGAAGTAGAAGTAACCCCTCGGAGGATGGATCAGTTGAAATGCCTGGAAGAAAGATCTAATTCGACTTCAAGGAGACCTCACAAACGGTCACGTTGTGGAGGTATAATAG CTTCCGGTTTTTCAAATTATGCTAGCTTTGCGACAGTACGTGTAGCACTGAAATCTACTTCAACTAGACACTGTTGGATGGCGGATGCAATCCGTGGGAATCTAAGCACTGAACTCAATGGCTGGTGGGGAAGGCTTGTTTTCCATCCGAAGCGCTGCTTGATGAGTTATGAACTGAAACCATCCACCACGT CTGTTTCCAATCCTCTAGAGTTTGTGGTGCAAGACATTTTGGTGAACCTTAGTGGTTCAATCACCCCGGGAAGAAATGCAAAGGCAGTCGAAGGCTATAGAATGCTTTCGTTCAATCTGGAACAGCATCATAGTCCTATAATCTAG
- the LOC121780608 gene encoding calcineurin B-like protein 7, whose amino-acid sequence MKSITSCFCLSKAKHAAGFDNHAVLASETAFNMNEVEALQSLFEQLSSSIIDDGRIHKEEFLLALFNCSSTKNILAERLFTLFDLKKNGVIEFGEFVRTLNIFHPDTPQQDKIAFAFNLYDLRHTGYIEREELKDMVLATLRESELSLSEDDVEAIVDKTLQEADLNGDGKIDLEEWKKLVAKYPSLTKNMTLPHLREITLAFPNFVMETEVVDSELVC is encoded by the exons ATGAAGTCGATAACTAGCTGCTTTTGCTTGTCGAAAGCTAAACATGCTGCAGGGTTCGATAACCACGCAGTTCTTGCTTCTGAGACGGCTT TTAACATGAACGAAGTAGAGGCGCTCCAATCCCTGTTCGAGCAACTGAGCAGTTCAATTATTGATGATGGCCGAATTCACAAG GAAGAATTCTTGCTTGCACTTTTCAACTGCAGCAGCACCAAGAACATCCTAGCAGAAAGG CTGTTTACTCTGTTTGATCTAAAGAAAAATGGGGTGATAGAATTTGGGGAGTTTGTTAGAACACTAAACATCTTTCACCCAGACACTCCACAGCAAGATAAAATAGCAT TCGCATTCAATCTGTACGATCTCAGGCACACTGGATATATAGAACGAGAAGAG TTGAAGGACATGGTGCTGGCTACTCTCAGAGAATCGGAATTGTCACTTTCAGAAGATGACGTTGAAGCAATAGTCGACAAG ACACTTCAAGAGGCAGATTTGAATGGAGATGGGAAAATAGACCTAGAAGAGTGGAAAAAATTGGTAGCCAAGTATCCGTCCCTTACAAAGAACATGACTCTCCCACATCTAAG GGAGATAACTCTAGCATTTCCAAATTTTGTCATGGAGACGGAAGTAGTCGACTCAGAACTGGTCTGTTGA